A region from the Flavobacterium enshiense genome encodes:
- the deoC gene encoding deoxyribose-phosphate aldolase, with the protein MDIQQYLDSTYLKTAAQAGLTKVQNREVVKGFVQEAIDEKFKLIMLRPDMVAMSKEMVSSANSKVCIGTVIDFPEGNGSIEKKLKEAATAIADGADDLDFVVDYEAFKRGELDLVKKQVLEGTRLGLFHNRIVKWIIEVAALDAHQIVQLSALIKNVVIANFKEEQYGSVFVKSSTGFYKTEEGLPNGATIPAIKLMIENAFPLPVKAAGGVRSYEEAIEMISLGVKRIGTSSAKAIVTGQVSQNEY; encoded by the coding sequence ATGGATATACAACAATACTTGGATTCAACCTACTTAAAAACAGCGGCTCAGGCCGGTTTGACAAAAGTCCAGAACAGAGAAGTTGTTAAGGGTTTTGTACAAGAAGCCATTGATGAAAAATTCAAGTTGATAATGCTTCGTCCCGATATGGTTGCTATGTCTAAAGAAATGGTTTCCAGCGCGAATTCAAAAGTCTGCATCGGAACAGTGATCGATTTTCCGGAAGGGAATGGTTCAATCGAAAAAAAACTCAAGGAGGCCGCCACGGCAATTGCTGATGGTGCGGACGATCTTGATTTTGTGGTCGATTATGAAGCGTTCAAACGGGGTGAGCTTGATTTGGTGAAAAAACAGGTCTTGGAAGGAACCCGCCTCGGACTTTTCCATAACCGGATTGTTAAGTGGATTATCGAAGTTGCGGCACTTGATGCGCATCAGATTGTGCAGCTTTCTGCTCTGATAAAAAATGTAGTTATTGCCAATTTTAAAGAAGAACAGTACGGTAGTGTCTTTGTAAAGTCTTCAACCGGTTTTTATAAAACGGAAGAAGGATTGCCTAATGGAGCCACTATTCCGGCGATAAAATTAATGATTGAAAATGCTTTTCCACTGCCAGTAAAAGCTGCTGGAGGTGTGCGTAGCTACGAGGAAGCAATAGAGATGATTTCACTCGGCGTAAAGCGAATCGGAACGTCGTCTGCAAAGGCAATCGTAACTGGTCAAGTGTCCCAAAATGAATATTGA
- the gcvH gene encoding glycine cleavage system protein GcvH codes for MNIPANLKYTKDHEWVSIDGDVATVGITDFAQKELGDIVYVEVETLDQTLAKDEVFGTVEAVKTVSDLFLPLSGEIIEFNEELETTPEAVNSDAYGAGWMVKVKISDASEIDSLLSSEQYKELIGA; via the coding sequence ATGAATATACCAGCTAATTTAAAGTACACAAAAGACCATGAATGGGTTAGCATTGATGGCGATGTTGCAACTGTAGGGATTACAGATTTTGCACAGAAAGAACTTGGAGATATCGTTTACGTTGAAGTAGAAACGTTAGATCAGACTTTAGCAAAAGATGAAGTTTTTGGAACTGTTGAGGCAGTAAAAACTGTTTCTGATTTATTTTTACCGCTTTCAGGTGAAATCATCGAGTTCAACGAAGAATTGGAAACAACTCCGGAAGCTGTGAATTCAGATGCGTATGGAGCAGGATGGATGGTGAAAGTTAAAATTTCTGATGCTTCTGAAATCGATTCATTGTTATCCAGCGAACAATACAAAGAACTGATTGGAGCATAA
- the ruvA gene encoding Holliday junction branch migration protein RuvA, with the protein MIAHIQGKLVEKSPTEVVIDCNGVGYSVNISLHTFSLLPESDYLKLFTFLQVKEDAHTLFGFVEKAERELFKLLLSVSGVGAGTARTMLSSIAPQQIIQAIASGDVAAVQSIKGIGAKTAQRIILDLKDKVLKIYNLDEVSFSQSNTNKDEALSALEVLGFVRKSAEKVVDKIVKADADASVETIIKLALKNL; encoded by the coding sequence ATGATTGCACATATTCAGGGAAAACTAGTGGAAAAGTCACCTACCGAAGTTGTAATTGATTGTAACGGAGTTGGTTATAGTGTTAATATTTCATTGCATACCTTTTCTTTATTACCGGAATCCGATTATCTGAAGTTATTTACATTTCTTCAGGTGAAAGAAGATGCTCATACCTTATTTGGTTTTGTCGAAAAAGCGGAACGCGAATTATTTAAACTTTTATTATCAGTTTCAGGAGTAGGAGCCGGTACGGCAAGAACCATGTTGTCCTCCATAGCTCCTCAACAGATTATTCAGGCAATCGCTTCGGGCGATGTGGCTGCCGTACAATCGATAAAAGGCATCGGGGCAAAAACAGCCCAACGCATTATTTTGGACCTGAAAGACAAGGTGTTGAAAATATACAATCTGGATGAAGTATCTTTCTCACAAAGCAATACAAACAAAGATGAAGCGTTATCTGCTTTGGAAGTTTTAGGATTTGTCCGAAAATCGGCTGAAAAAGTAGTCGACAAAATTGTAAAAGCAGATGCAGATGCTTCTGTGGAAACTATTATTAAACTAGCCTTAAAAAACCTGTAG
- a CDS encoding VanZ family protein, with protein MEHKKNFLLAVLWTAAIGAACMIGAGNVPKVAVFGKDKTIHAIFYFVFSVLWFLFLTKELPKLTFAQKAWFVLASTFLYGGIIEICQSQFTATRQADVYDVIANISGSIVGILVLHFITKPREDSASKK; from the coding sequence TTGGAGCATAAGAAAAATTTTCTTTTAGCTGTTCTCTGGACTGCGGCTATAGGTGCAGCTTGCATGATTGGTGCAGGTAATGTGCCCAAAGTAGCAGTTTTTGGAAAAGACAAAACGATTCATGCTATATTCTATTTTGTTTTTTCCGTATTGTGGTTCTTGTTTCTCACTAAGGAATTGCCTAAATTAACATTTGCCCAAAAGGCTTGGTTTGTATTGGCTTCTACTTTTTTGTACGGCGGAATAATAGAAATTTGTCAGAGTCAGTTTACCGCTACGCGGCAAGCCGATGTGTATGATGTGATTGCTAATATATCCGGTAGTATAGTTGGAATTTTAGTCCTGCATTTTATTACGAAACCCAGAGAGGACAGTGCTTCAAAAAAATAG
- the sprA gene encoding cell surface protein SprA has protein sequence MFKIGVTLLILFFGVSIQAQVDEEEKDSIKTGVDLGHLELGNPQSITEAYTYDPASDRYIYTKTLDGFNINYPIILTPQEYEELLTRESIRDYYQKKLDAIDGKKAGSEEAKKDLLPRYYVNSGLFESIFGSNTIDIKPTGSVEMDLGIRFTKQDNPSFSPRNRKTLTFDFDQRISMSLQGKVGTRLLVNINYDTQSTFAFQNLIKLEYTPTEDDIIRKIEVGNVSFPLNSSLIRGAQSLFGVKTQLQFGKTTVTGVFSEQKSQTRSVSAQGGGTLQDFELFALDYDADRHYFLSQYFRNKYDEALATYPVISSRVQITRMEVWITNKQNRVNATDNNLRNILALQDLGEGQLTDVAGADITDSTVGVHDQNIAGFYTPPSFNLPSDNTNNRFDPALIGSATGLLDPDIRDIATANNGFSSEVAVVEGRDYAKLENARKLSPSDYTYHPQLGYISLNQRLANDEVLAVAYQYSVGNDIFQVGEFGTDGVDATEINGGIPTSQSLILKMLKSNLNNIDQPVWNLMMKNIYQIPGGYQLSQEDFRFNILYTDPSPLNYINLVPPLPNPDEVTSTPLLKVFDLDKLNYTNDPQEGGDGFFDFIPGMTVDTQNGRLIFTTVEPFGKTLFEKLRDNPSRNYEDPLTGYNDNQTKYVFKNLYDKTQALALQDSEKNKFQLKGKFKSTGGDGISIGAFNVPQGSVVVSTGGRVLIEGVDYTVDYQRGRVQILDPTLANAPIDVSLENNSVFGQQTRRFYGVNVEHKISDKFQVAGTFLRLSEKPFTQKSNYGQESVNNTIVGMNGNFSTEIPFFTRMVNKLPNLDTDVPSNFSFRGEIAYLMPDASKNDSFNGEATVYIDDFEGSQSTIDMRAPLSWSLASTPVEGDYDGSVLDDQPFDNLLLGYKRAKLSWYTIDPVFYVESQRPSGISEQDMLTNRVRRIYSDELYPNVDIAQGQSTVVSTLDMTYYPGERGPYNYSPLADPATNALANPTSNWAGIMRPINSTNFEQSNVEYVQFWMMDPYYGQNPGDTTPETNVGKLTINLGEITEDILNDGRKLYENGLPEVGSTIPTHSTNWGKIPSAQSLIYAFDSDEANRAVQDVGLNGLSDAEEAVKHSDFAANPDPSADNYQYYLNAGGDVLQRYKNYNGLEGNSPISLSDDNRGSTTLPDVEDINRDNTMNTINAYYRFEIPIQPNPVIGQNYVVDTRVNDAVSIANGTTKVRWVLYKVPILEATAANTVGSISDFRSIRFMRMFLTDFPEELTLRFGSLDLVRGEWRRYLSSMDNNDPDASDDNTGFDVTSLNIQENGDRRPIPYVMPPGVAREQLNNNNSIINQNEQSLSLRVYSKDGSPTGGLEEKDARSVFKNVSVDMRQFKKLRMFLHAESLETSSDLQNDEMVAFLRFGNDFTQNFYEVQIPLKPTAFGEKDPARVWPTANEIDLALSLLTQLKIRALQGTLPPDDDLTDGIQFVNEDFLDGSLAGKENLLRIGVSGNPNFGLVRTLMVGVRNRTNPGKTIRGEVWFNELRMSEMDNKGGWAAVAAMDTNFADFADISATTRKTTIGFGGLEEGPNERSREDVFQYNVVTNVNAGKLLPKKWGITIPFNYAVGEETITPKYDPFYQDIELEQLLDVTQDPAERANIEDRAIDYTKRTSINFIGVKKERTQDQKQHFYDPENFTFSHSYNEMNHHDFQIESMLDQQVRTSADYAFAFKPNSVEPLKNTKFMKKSSYWKLLSDFNFSYLPTTVSFSTNILRQYNRQEFRQVEVEGIGLDPLYRRNYLYNFNYGFNYSFSKALRFSYNVSTNNIVRNYFDENKIPIDDLTVWDDYFNIGEANLHTQQLIVNYDIPINKIPFLAFVKSAYSYTSDYSWTRSSDALSSVEFQGSLWSLGNTIQNAASHKLNTTLTMDLFYKYIGLTAKKNKTVKPQAKPATPKPGQKVTAAPTNVAEERSLFSERMIGLVTALKTLQVNYTQNEGTMLPGYLPRVGFIGTTKPTIGFVLGSQDDVRYDAARNGWLTYYPEFNQNFTQVDNKILNVTGQLEPFPDFKIDILADWIKSKNFSEQYDVSPDGTYNPRSPYTFGNYSMSTILIGTAFSKSDENVSSAFDDFRENRLKIANRLATERGIDINDPAKIDADGYPKGYGKNSQAVLLPAFYAAYKGTDASKIQTGPFRDLPLPNWNVKYTGLMRYNWFKEKFKRFSLQHGYRAAYTLNQFRSNFEYYENPNPDVSSGTVNYPTKDIISNVNLVEQFNPLIRMDFEMKSSIKVLAEMRKDRALSLSFDNNLLTEVKGNEYIVGLGYRVKDITFTSSLADDPSGVIKSDINMKADVSYRSNKTIVRYLDYDNNQLGGGQDIWSIKFTADYSFSRNLTAIFYYDHSFSKAVISTTFPITNIRSGFTLRYNFGN, from the coding sequence ATATTTAAAATTGGGGTTACCCTATTGATATTGTTTTTTGGTGTTTCCATACAGGCGCAAGTTGATGAAGAAGAGAAGGATTCTATTAAAACAGGAGTTGATTTAGGCCACTTAGAATTAGGTAATCCTCAAAGTATTACAGAGGCATATACCTATGATCCTGCTTCGGATCGTTATATCTATACAAAAACCCTTGATGGTTTTAATATAAATTACCCCATTATTTTAACGCCTCAGGAATATGAAGAACTCCTGACTCGTGAGTCCATAAGAGATTATTACCAAAAGAAATTGGATGCCATCGATGGTAAGAAAGCTGGTTCTGAAGAAGCGAAAAAAGATTTGTTACCTCGCTACTATGTGAACTCCGGTTTGTTTGAGAGTATATTCGGTAGTAATACTATTGACATAAAACCTACAGGGTCTGTTGAAATGGATTTGGGAATCCGATTTACAAAACAGGATAACCCGTCGTTCTCGCCAAGAAACAGAAAAACCCTTACCTTTGATTTCGATCAGCGAATCAGTATGAGTCTTCAGGGGAAAGTAGGAACGCGTTTGTTGGTTAACATCAATTATGATACGCAGTCGACTTTTGCCTTCCAAAACCTGATCAAATTAGAATACACACCAACGGAAGACGACATCATACGAAAAATTGAAGTAGGTAACGTAAGTTTCCCGTTAAACAGTTCCTTAATTCGTGGAGCGCAGAGTTTGTTTGGGGTTAAGACGCAATTACAGTTTGGTAAGACGACTGTAACAGGGGTTTTCTCCGAGCAAAAATCGCAAACAAGATCTGTATCTGCACAGGGCGGGGGAACATTGCAGGATTTTGAGTTGTTTGCATTGGATTATGATGCAGACAGGCACTATTTTCTTTCGCAATATTTCCGAAACAAGTACGACGAAGCATTGGCAACCTATCCGGTTATCAGCAGCCGTGTCCAGATTACCCGTATGGAAGTTTGGATTACCAACAAACAAAACCGTGTTAATGCAACAGACAATAATTTAAGAAATATTCTTGCTTTACAGGATTTGGGAGAAGGTCAGTTAACAGATGTAGCAGGGGCAGATATTACGGATTCTACCGTTGGTGTTCATGATCAGAATATTGCCGGTTTTTACACTCCACCGTCATTTAATTTGCCGTCCGACAATACCAATAACCGTTTTGATCCAGCATTAATTGGAAGTGCTACAGGTTTGTTAGATCCTGACATCAGGGATATTGCCACTGCGAATAATGGTTTTAGTTCGGAGGTTGCAGTCGTGGAAGGAAGGGATTATGCGAAATTGGAAAACGCCCGAAAATTATCGCCAAGCGATTATACGTATCATCCACAGTTAGGATACATTTCCCTAAATCAGCGATTGGCCAATGATGAAGTTTTGGCAGTTGCTTATCAGTACAGCGTTGGTAATGATATTTTCCAGGTGGGTGAATTCGGAACGGATGGCGTTGATGCGACTGAGATAAATGGCGGGATACCGACGTCACAGAGTTTGATTCTGAAAATGCTGAAAAGTAATCTGAACAATATCGATCAGCCTGTTTGGAATTTAATGATGAAAAACATTTATCAGATTCCGGGTGGCTATCAGTTGTCTCAGGAGGATTTTCGATTCAATATCCTTTATACGGATCCATCACCGTTGAATTACATTAATCTGGTACCGCCTTTGCCTAATCCAGATGAGGTTACCAGCACACCATTGTTGAAAGTCTTCGATTTGGATAAATTGAATTACACCAACGACCCTCAAGAAGGGGGAGATGGGTTCTTCGATTTTATTCCCGGTATGACCGTAGACACACAAAACGGGCGTTTGATTTTTACAACGGTTGAACCTTTCGGTAAAACGCTGTTTGAGAAATTAAGAGATAATCCCTCACGAAATTATGAAGATCCGCTGACGGGATATAATGATAACCAGACAAAATACGTTTTCAAAAACTTATATGATAAAACACAGGCTTTAGCGCTTCAGGATAGCGAGAAGAACAAGTTCCAGTTAAAAGGAAAATTTAAATCAACCGGAGGTGACGGAATATCCATCGGTGCTTTCAACGTACCTCAGGGTTCAGTTGTGGTTTCTACTGGTGGGCGTGTTTTGATAGAAGGTGTAGATTATACCGTAGATTATCAGCGCGGACGTGTTCAGATTTTAGACCCTACACTTGCTAATGCCCCAATAGACGTTTCACTTGAAAACAACTCGGTTTTCGGACAGCAGACAAGACGTTTTTACGGAGTTAACGTAGAACACAAAATCAGTGATAAATTTCAGGTAGCAGGAACATTCCTTCGTTTGTCTGAAAAACCATTTACCCAAAAATCAAATTACGGACAGGAATCCGTAAACAATACGATAGTTGGTATGAATGGGAACTTTTCTACAGAGATACCGTTCTTTACCCGTATGGTGAATAAATTGCCAAACCTTGATACGGATGTGCCTTCTAATTTCTCTTTCCGTGGAGAGATTGCATACCTGATGCCGGACGCATCCAAAAATGACAGTTTTAATGGAGAGGCTACCGTTTATATCGATGATTTTGAAGGTTCACAATCAACCATAGATATGCGCGCCCCTCTGTCCTGGTCATTGGCCAGTACGCCTGTGGAAGGAGATTATGACGGTTCAGTGCTTGATGATCAACCATTTGATAATTTGTTGTTGGGATACAAAAGAGCTAAATTATCATGGTACACTATCGACCCGGTATTTTATGTGGAATCGCAGCGACCATCAGGAATTTCAGAACAGGATATGCTTACCAACAGGGTGCGACGAATTTACAGTGACGAGCTGTATCCGAATGTTGATATTGCCCAAGGGCAGTCCACTGTAGTGAGTACGCTCGACATGACCTATTATCCGGGGGAAAGAGGGCCTTATAATTACAGTCCTCTCGCAGATCCCGCTACTAATGCGTTGGCTAATCCAACAAGCAACTGGGCCGGAATTATGCGTCCGATCAATTCAACCAACTTTGAACAGTCTAATGTGGAATACGTTCAGTTTTGGATGATGGATCCTTATTACGGGCAAAATCCCGGAGATACAACTCCTGAGACCAATGTCGGTAAACTGACAATCAATTTAGGTGAGATTACAGAAGATATACTTAACGACGGTCGAAAATTATACGAAAACGGATTACCGGAAGTAGGTTCTACCATACCAACCCACAGCACCAACTGGGGTAAAATACCGTCAGCACAATCCTTGATTTATGCTTTTGATTCCGATGAGGCAAACCGAGCCGTTCAGGATGTGGGATTAAACGGATTAAGTGATGCGGAAGAAGCTGTTAAGCATTCGGATTTTGCTGCCAATCCCGACCCTTCAGCGGATAATTACCAATATTATTTAAATGCTGGCGGGGATGTGCTTCAGCGTTATAAAAACTATAATGGTTTGGAAGGGAACTCGCCGATCAGTTTATCGGATGATAACCGCGGATCCACAACTTTACCGGATGTAGAAGATATCAATCGTGACAACACGATGAACACGATCAATGCCTATTATAGATTTGAAATACCTATTCAGCCAAATCCGGTAATTGGCCAGAATTACGTTGTTGATACCAGGGTGAATGATGCTGTTTCGATAGCTAACGGAACAACTAAAGTAAGATGGGTTCTTTATAAAGTTCCTATTTTGGAAGCTACAGCTGCCAATACGGTTGGTTCGATATCCGATTTCCGTTCGATTCGTTTTATGCGTATGTTCCTGACGGATTTCCCTGAAGAGCTAACCCTGCGTTTTGGATCTTTGGATTTGGTTCGCGGAGAATGGAGACGTTATCTGTCTTCTATGGATAATAATGATCCAGATGCGAGTGATGATAATACAGGTTTTGATGTGACATCACTGAATATTCAGGAAAATGGAGACAGAAGGCCAATTCCTTACGTGATGCCTCCGGGAGTGGCACGTGAGCAATTAAACAACAATAACTCGATTATCAATCAGAACGAGCAATCGCTTTCTTTAAGAGTGTACAGTAAAGATGGCTCGCCAACCGGTGGTTTGGAAGAAAAAGATGCCCGCTCTGTATTTAAGAATGTGAGTGTTGACATGCGTCAATTTAAAAAATTGAGAATGTTTCTTCACGCGGAATCCTTAGAAACAAGCAGTGATTTGCAAAATGACGAAATGGTGGCTTTCTTACGTTTCGGAAATGATTTCACACAAAATTTCTATGAAGTTCAGATTCCGTTGAAACCAACTGCTTTTGGAGAAAAAGACCCTGCTAGAGTTTGGCCTACTGCCAATGAAATTGATTTGGCTTTGTCTTTACTTACTCAGTTAAAGATTAGAGCCTTACAAGGGACACTTCCTCCCGACGATGATTTGACCGACGGTATTCAGTTTGTTAATGAAGATTTTCTTGATGGATCGTTGGCAGGAAAAGAGAACTTACTGAGAATTGGAGTGAGTGGAAATCCTAATTTTGGTTTGGTAAGAACTTTAATGGTTGGGGTCAGAAACAGAACGAATCCTGGGAAAACGATCCGTGGTGAGGTTTGGTTCAACGAATTGCGTATGTCCGAAATGGATAATAAAGGTGGCTGGGCCGCCGTTGCTGCCATGGATACTAATTTTGCTGATTTTGCAGACATTTCTGCTACAACCAGAAAAACAACTATAGGGTTTGGCGGATTGGAAGAAGGACCAAACGAGAGAAGTCGTGAGGATGTTTTCCAGTATAATGTGGTGACCAATGTTAATGCCGGGAAATTGCTTCCTAAAAAATGGGGTATTACCATTCCTTTCAATTATGCAGTGGGAGAAGAAACAATAACACCAAAATATGATCCTTTCTATCAGGATATCGAATTGGAGCAATTGTTGGACGTGACTCAGGATCCGGCAGAAAGAGCTAATATTGAGGATCGAGCCATCGACTATACAAAGCGTACCAGCATTAATTTTATTGGTGTTAAAAAAGAAAGAACCCAAGATCAGAAACAGCATTTCTACGATCCGGAAAATTTCACTTTTTCACATTCGTATAACGAAATGAATCACCATGATTTCCAAATTGAGAGCATGCTGGATCAACAGGTGAGGACTTCTGCAGATTATGCTTTTGCTTTCAAGCCAAATTCTGTGGAACCGCTTAAAAATACTAAATTCATGAAGAAAAGCAGTTATTGGAAATTGCTGAGTGATTTTAATTTCAGCTATTTACCAACAACGGTTTCTTTTTCAACCAATATACTACGTCAGTATAACAGACAAGAATTCAGACAGGTTGAGGTAGAGGGCATTGGTCTAGATCCATTATACAGAAGAAATTATTTGTATAACTTTAATTACGGATTCAATTACAGTTTTTCTAAGGCGTTGCGCTTCAGCTATAACGTGTCTACAAATAACATTGTCCGAAATTATTTTGACGAAAACAAAATTCCTATTGATGATCTGACTGTTTGGGATGATTATTTCAATATTGGAGAGGCTAACTTGCATACACAGCAATTAATAGTTAATTACGATATACCAATTAATAAAATTCCGTTCTTGGCATTCGTGAAGTCTGCTTATTCATATACCAGTGATTACAGTTGGACGCGTTCTTCAGATGCCCTTTCTTCAGTAGAGTTTCAAGGGTCGCTTTGGTCTTTGGGTAACACTATTCAGAATGCGGCATCCCATAAACTGAACACCACTTTAACCATGGATTTATTTTATAAATACATTGGATTAACGGCTAAGAAGAATAAAACTGTCAAACCACAGGCTAAACCTGCTACTCCGAAACCTGGACAAAAAGTAACTGCTGCCCCAACAAATGTGGCTGAAGAAAGAAGTTTGTTTAGTGAACGAATGATTGGGTTGGTTACGGCATTAAAAACGCTTCAGGTGAATTATACTCAAAATGAAGGTACGATGCTTCCGGGATATTTGCCAAGAGTCGGTTTTATTGGTACTACCAAACCTACCATTGGTTTCGTATTGGGAAGTCAGGATGATGTGCGTTATGATGCTGCGAGAAATGGTTGGTTGACTTACTATCCAGAGTTCAACCAAAACTTTACTCAGGTAGACAATAAAATTCTGAACGTAACAGGACAATTGGAGCCGTTCCCGGATTTTAAAATAGATATCCTGGCCGATTGGATCAAGAGCAAGAATTTCTCGGAACAATACGACGTGTCCCCTGATGGTACATACAATCCACGTTCGCCGTACACTTTCGGTAATTATTCGATGTCTACGATTCTTATTGGTACGGCTTTCAGTAAAAGTGATGAAAACGTCTCCTCGGCTTTTGATGATTTCAGAGAGAACCGTTTGAAAATAGCTAACCGATTGGCTACGGAACGAGGAATTGATATTAATGATCCGGCAAAGATCGATGCAGATGGCTATCCTAAAGGATATGGAAAAAACAGCCAGGCGGTATTGCTTCCGGCATTCTATGCTGCTTATAAAGGAACCGATGCTTCGAAAATCCAAACTGGGCCTTTCAGGGATTTACCGCTGCCTAACTGGAATGTTAAATATACCGGTCTAATGCGTTATAACTGGTTTAAAGAGAAGTTCAAACGTTTCTCCTTACAGCATGGATATCGAGCGGCATATACGTTAAATCAGTTCCGTTCTAATTTTGAATATTACGAGAATCCAAATCCGGATGTTTCGTCGGGAACTGTTAATTATCCGACTAAAGACATTATTTCCAATGTGAACTTAGTGGAACAGTTCAATCCTTTGATCCGAATGGATTTTGAAATGAAAAGCTCGATCAAGGTTCTCGCCGAAATGAGAAAAGACCGTGCCTTGTCGCTGAGTTTTGATAATAACTTGCTGACAGAAGTAAAAGGTAACGAATACATTGTAGGTTTGGGTTACCGTGTTAAGGATATAACTTTCACATCTTCTTTGGCGGATGATCCTTCGGGAGTTATCAAAAGTGATATTAACATGAAGGCGGATGTGTCATACAGAAGTAATAAAACGATTGTTCGTTATCTGGATTATGATAACAATCAGTTGGGTGGTGGTCAAGATATCTGGTCAATTAAATTCACTGCCGATTATTCGTTCAGCAGGAATCTGACCGCTATTTTCTATTATGATCATTCGTTCTCAAAAGCTGTTATATCTACTACATTCCCGATAACAAACATCCGTTCAGGATTTACACTACGATATAACTTTGGAAATTAA